A window of Geobacter sp. contains these coding sequences:
- a CDS encoding response regulator, translated as MQEYKVLIVEDSPTMRQLISFALKRLRGIKIVEANDGVDGLKKLSAEQFDLIFTDINMPVMDGLKLVSIVRGDANHSHIPIVIITTEGAQEDRERALALGANDYITKPIQPNRILDVTRGLLNIP; from the coding sequence ATGCAGGAATACAAGGTGCTGATTGTTGAGGATTCGCCCACCATGCGCCAGCTCATATCATTTGCCCTGAAGCGGTTGCGCGGGATAAAGATTGTAGAGGCGAACGACGGGGTGGACGGTCTGAAAAAGCTGTCGGCCGAGCAGTTCGATCTGATCTTTACCGACATCAACATGCCGGTCATGGATGGACTCAAGCTGGTCAGTATTGTGCGCGGCGATGCAAATCACAGCCACATCCCCATTGTCATCATCACTACCGAGGGTGCGCAGGAAGACCGGGAACGGGCTCTGGCACTCGGCGCCAACGACTATATCACCAAACCGATTCAGCCGAATCGGATTCTGGATGTGACACGGGGCTTGCTCAATATTCCGTGA
- a CDS encoding GAF domain-containing protein has protein sequence MPLDDDKGFLTRAEEFMQVFKKGAEFTQDLMRENERLRFRVLELENAQGPSAATPQQSSENQRLLQRIAALEREKEEILERIRQVEEENKDFANRYVEIESENNNLANLYIASYQLHSTLDFREVLQIITEIIINLIGAETFAIMLLDEKTGILEAVATEGVERSDVPKVTLGGGIIGEVARTGENFFVPDLNDYQIDLDNPMVCIPLKIKEQTIGVLVIYKLLLQKKSFADVDYELFTLLAGHAATAVFSSRLYSDSERKLNTIQGFLDLLTK, from the coding sequence ATGCCATTGGACGATGACAAAGGTTTTCTCACCAGGGCCGAAGAGTTTATGCAGGTTTTCAAGAAAGGGGCTGAATTCACCCAGGACCTCATGCGGGAAAATGAGCGACTTCGTTTTCGTGTGTTGGAGCTGGAGAATGCCCAAGGGCCTTCAGCGGCCACTCCGCAGCAATCGAGCGAGAACCAGCGGCTCTTGCAACGTATTGCCGCGCTTGAGAGGGAAAAGGAGGAGATCCTCGAGCGGATCAGGCAGGTGGAGGAGGAAAACAAGGACTTCGCCAACCGCTATGTGGAGATAGAGTCGGAAAACAACAACCTGGCCAATCTGTACATTGCCAGCTACCAGCTGCACTCGACCCTCGATTTCAGGGAAGTATTGCAGATCATCACCGAGATCATCATCAACCTGATCGGTGCCGAAACCTTTGCCATCATGCTGCTGGATGAAAAGACCGGAATCCTTGAGGCTGTAGCCACCGAGGGGGTCGAGCGGTCGGATGTCCCGAAGGTGACGCTGGGAGGGGGGATCATCGGTGAAGTTGCCCGGACCGGGGAAAACTTTTTTGTCCCCGATCTCAACGACTACCAGATCGACCTCGACAACCCCATGGTCTGCATCCCGCTGAAGATCAAAGAACAGACGATCGGTGTCCTGGTCATCTACAAGCTGCTCCTGCAGAAAAAGTCTTTCGCCGACGTCGACTACGAGCTCTTCACCCTGCTTGCCGGCCATGCGGCAACAGCAGTTTTCAGCTCCCGTCTCTACTCGGATTCCGAGCGCAAGCTGAACACCATACAGGGATTTCTTGATTTGCTAACCAAATAG
- a CDS encoding cytochrome C: MKRFFLPALFLLAAPLLLFAKDYKQVTFPTENAGPVIFDHDVHVGKLANDCTVCHNSLYKIGTKNPTATMADMEQGKSCGKCHNKVKAFALAECVRCHVVGKVPIVIPDFGTLLFDHKFHLGLYTCADCHNKLFYAKSGRNPHVTMKQMEEGKSCGACHDGKTGFSVKGECTRCHAVKDIPFAAADPFSHDYHLKKQYGCYDCHSKLFVAGPNAKRYTMREMETGNSCGGCHNAQIAFSVKGDCNRCHKQVGDVRYKAADAFFPHAFHLTIYRCNDCHSGLFTAGPRRTPYTMADMEKKIGRSCGSCHEGDVAFSAYGSCDRCHKGTKELEWKVPGGGTVIFSHTFHMGKKYRCDDCHFKVFGTGTMAKRFTMKQMEEGKSCGACHDGKAAFNVTGSCGRCHPVRDIDFVLDAGFSHSYHYVLYSCTACHNKLFKDGSGNVSRTMVDMEKGLSCGGCHLSGKDAFSVTGSCDRCHRSAPEVVIQTRGAGPTPFSHKVHTPLYKCENCHNKVFTTGVAARRYSMAQMERGQSCGVCHNDKDAFTAKANCTRCHPVKDIPYPASGGLFKHTAHISLYRCDYCHDKIFVPGPGRQPYTMPNMEGGKSCGACHDGKAAFSVKGDCDKCHPFTKAIRYDFPDKKTTSVLFSHKVHKEKGYKCVDCHYKIYGTGVNRRSYSMREMGNGKSCGACHGYNITGKPNCTKCHFVSDTSGDTRWSPE; encoded by the coding sequence TTGAAACGCTTCTTCTTGCCGGCCTTGTTCCTGCTGGCCGCTCCGTTGCTGCTGTTCGCCAAGGACTACAAGCAGGTGACCTTCCCTACCGAGAATGCCGGCCCGGTCATTTTCGACCACGACGTTCATGTCGGAAAGCTTGCCAACGACTGTACGGTCTGCCATAACTCCCTGTACAAGATCGGAACCAAGAATCCCACCGCCACCATGGCCGACATGGAGCAGGGGAAGTCGTGCGGGAAATGCCACAACAAGGTGAAGGCGTTCGCACTGGCCGAATGTGTCCGCTGTCATGTGGTGGGCAAGGTTCCTATTGTCATCCCCGATTTCGGGACCCTGCTCTTTGACCACAAGTTCCACCTCGGCCTCTATACCTGCGCGGACTGTCACAACAAACTGTTCTACGCCAAATCGGGGAGGAATCCCCATGTGACCATGAAGCAGATGGAGGAGGGGAAGTCCTGCGGTGCTTGCCACGACGGCAAGACCGGTTTTTCCGTCAAAGGGGAATGCACCCGTTGTCACGCGGTCAAGGATATCCCGTTTGCCGCTGCCGATCCGTTCAGCCACGACTATCATCTGAAAAAACAGTACGGCTGCTATGACTGTCACAGCAAGCTGTTCGTGGCCGGTCCCAATGCCAAGCGCTACACCATGCGCGAGATGGAGACGGGCAATTCGTGCGGCGGCTGCCACAATGCCCAGATCGCCTTCTCTGTCAAGGGGGACTGCAACCGTTGTCACAAGCAGGTGGGGGATGTCCGGTACAAGGCAGCCGATGCCTTTTTCCCCCATGCCTTTCACCTGACCATCTATCGCTGCAACGACTGCCACAGCGGGCTCTTTACCGCGGGTCCCCGCCGTACGCCGTATACCATGGCCGACATGGAAAAGAAGATCGGCCGCTCCTGCGGTTCCTGCCATGAAGGAGATGTGGCGTTTTCAGCCTATGGCAGTTGCGATCGCTGCCACAAGGGGACCAAGGAGCTTGAGTGGAAGGTTCCCGGCGGCGGTACGGTCATCTTCAGCCATACCTTTCACATGGGGAAGAAGTACCGCTGTGACGACTGCCATTTCAAGGTGTTCGGAACCGGCACCATGGCCAAGCGGTTTACCATGAAGCAGATGGAGGAGGGGAAGTCGTGCGGTGCCTGCCATGACGGCAAGGCCGCCTTCAATGTCACCGGGAGCTGCGGCCGCTGCCATCCGGTGCGGGATATCGATTTCGTCCTTGATGCCGGCTTCAGTCACTCCTATCATTATGTGCTCTACTCATGCACTGCCTGCCACAACAAGCTCTTCAAGGACGGCTCGGGCAACGTGAGCCGGACCATGGTGGACATGGAGAAGGGGCTCTCCTGCGGCGGTTGCCATTTGAGCGGCAAGGATGCCTTCAGTGTGACCGGGAGCTGTGACCGCTGCCACCGGTCTGCCCCCGAAGTGGTCATCCAGACACGGGGCGCCGGCCCGACCCCCTTCAGCCACAAGGTCCATACTCCGTTGTACAAGTGTGAGAACTGCCACAACAAGGTCTTTACCACCGGCGTTGCCGCACGGCGCTACAGCATGGCCCAGATGGAGCGGGGGCAGTCCTGCGGGGTCTGTCACAACGACAAGGATGCTTTCACGGCCAAGGCCAACTGTACCCGCTGCCATCCGGTGAAGGATATCCCCTATCCGGCGTCGGGCGGTCTGTTCAAGCATACTGCCCATATCAGCCTCTACCGGTGCGATTATTGCCATGACAAAATATTTGTCCCCGGTCCGGGCCGCCAGCCCTATACCATGCCGAACATGGAGGGGGGGAAATCCTGCGGAGCCTGCCATGACGGCAAAGCGGCCTTTTCGGTCAAGGGAGACTGTGACAAGTGCCATCCGTTTACCAAGGCGATCCGCTACGACTTTCCCGACAAGAAGACCACCAGCGTCCTTTTCAGCCACAAGGTGCACAAGGAAAAGGGGTACAAGTGCGTTGACTGTCACTACAAGATCTATGGAACCGGGGTCAACCGGCGGTCATATTCCATGAGGGAGATGGGCAACGGCAAGTCGTGCGGCGCGTGCCATGGCTACAACATTACCGGAAAACCCAACTGTACCAAATGTCACTTTGTTTCCGATACCTCGGGTGATACCAGGTGGTCACCCGAATGA